A part of Terriglobales bacterium genomic DNA contains:
- a CDS encoding aldo/keto reductase, translated as MKYRKLGNTGLIVSSVALGTMQFGGKMNMGNLGKEETTRMVKLALDRGINFIDTADVYSLGESETLVGNALKGVRNEIVLATKVRLPMNGNFNRSGATRVNIMHEVEASLRRLQTDYLDLYQIHGWDSNTPLEETLRTLDDLVRQGKVRYIGLSNFLSWQAATAVMLQDQLGLEKYVTAQMYYSLVGRGLEYEFQSFAEYHNIGILVWSPLAGGFLSGKYTRANPAPGGTRFAEAGNFVPFDREMGYGVLDELKEVANRHDATPARVALAWVLGRAAVSSVIIAARKPEQLEDNVRAVDLQLSGDDVRRLDAVSDPGVPYPKWMVLQLDTAEDPRSKVLHPERYEDGDTWTDLRQTRWSA; from the coding sequence ATGAAGTACAGGAAACTTGGGAATACCGGACTTATCGTCAGCAGCGTGGCACTTGGCACGATGCAGTTCGGTGGCAAGATGAACATGGGCAATCTGGGTAAGGAGGAAACAACGCGCATGGTGAAGCTAGCCCTGGACAGGGGAATCAACTTCATCGATACAGCGGACGTTTATAGCCTTGGGGAGAGCGAGACTCTGGTGGGAAATGCCTTGAAGGGCGTGAGGAACGAGATTGTTCTTGCCACAAAAGTCCGACTGCCTATGAACGGGAATTTCAACCGCAGCGGCGCGACTCGCGTGAACATCATGCACGAAGTAGAGGCCAGCCTCCGACGGCTGCAGACCGACTATCTCGACCTCTACCAGATCCATGGATGGGACAGCAACACGCCGCTCGAGGAAACTCTACGGACGCTCGACGATCTTGTGCGCCAGGGGAAGGTGCGCTACATCGGGCTGTCCAACTTTTTGTCCTGGCAGGCAGCCACGGCGGTCATGCTGCAGGATCAGCTGGGGTTGGAGAAATACGTAACGGCGCAGATGTACTACAGCCTCGTTGGCCGGGGTCTCGAATACGAGTTCCAATCGTTTGCCGAGTATCACAACATCGGCATCCTGGTCTGGAGCCCGCTGGCTGGCGGATTTCTGTCAGGCAAATACACTCGCGCTAACCCTGCTCCCGGCGGCACACGTTTCGCCGAAGCGGGCAATTTCGTGCCCTTCGACAGAGAGATGGGCTACGGCGTCTTAGATGAATTGAAGGAAGTAGCCAATCGACATGACGCGACCCCGGCTCGGGTGGCGCTCGCATGGGTATTGGGACGGGCGGCCGTCAGCAGTGTGATCATCGCCGCCCGGAAGCCCGAGCAACTGGAAGATAACGTCCGTGCGGTAGACCTGCAGCTCTCGGGCGACGACGTCCGGCGCTTAGACGCGGTATCGGACCCCGGCGTTCCGTATCCCAAGTGGATGGTCCTGCAACTCGATACCGCGGAAGATCCTCGGTCGAAGGTGCTCCATCCGGAGCGCTACGAGGATGGTGATACCTGGACGGACCTGCGCCAGACTCGTTGGTCCGCCTGA
- a CDS encoding aldo/keto reductase gives MNTTRRDFLKVGAGAVATTSAVSANSNQGVSSIASGRSAAAPAEGAGNMIYRRFGPTDVHISAIGMGGHHLGDVPTLDEAVQLVHEAVDAGITFFDNAWEYYNGKTETILGRALRDGRRAKVFLMTKVCTHGRSGKLAMQMLEDSLRRYQTDHLDLWQIHGIVYDNDPELAYAKGGVLEAFDRAKKEGKVRFVGFTGHKDPAF, from the coding sequence ATGAACACGACTCGACGGGATTTTCTTAAAGTCGGTGCGGGTGCCGTGGCCACCACATCCGCCGTTTCGGCAAACTCGAACCAGGGCGTCTCCTCTATAGCATCCGGGAGATCAGCGGCAGCGCCGGCGGAGGGCGCGGGCAACATGATCTATCGGAGGTTTGGACCCACGGATGTGCACATTTCCGCTATCGGGATGGGTGGTCATCATCTTGGCGATGTGCCGACGTTGGACGAGGCGGTGCAACTCGTCCATGAGGCAGTGGACGCCGGGATTACTTTTTTCGACAACGCTTGGGAGTATTACAACGGCAAGACCGAGACCATCTTGGGCAGAGCGCTCCGGGACGGGCGCCGCGCAAAAGTGTTCCTCATGACAAAGGTCTGCACCCATGGGCGAAGCGGCAAATTAGCCATGCAGATGCTTGAGGACTCGCTGCGGCGGTATCAAACCGATCATCTGGATCTCTGGCAGATCCACGGCATCGTTTACGACAACGACCCGGAGTTGGCGTACGCCAAAGGCGGCGTCCTGGAAGCATTTGATCGAGCCAAGAAAGAAGGGAAGGTCAGATTCGTCGGCTTCACCGGTCACAAGGATCCTGCATTT
- a CDS encoding VWA domain-containing protein — protein sequence MLFLLLCLAAVVVNAQQSDNGQPTLTVRSTLVEVPILLKAKGGEVVFGLTADDFLVTDNGVPQHLNLDQDTDSQPLALAIVVETGGAGARHLSDYRQLDSILDALIGNVEHRIAVIGFDSLPHLLMPFTPTTADASRQLAGLNEGDQGAAILDGIALAIAQLRVQPPRFRRAILLLSETIDQGSKTTLDETLRLISDTNTAMYSFGFSSTRSAVSHEASKFGFGSTEPGPAHGCFSRNGADSEYEGHYSKQVLDCISQLAPPLRLATMTFLTARDALRTKTAEAIAQLSGGEFFHFHDAKDLKAGLIALSNDLPNYYVLSFRPTTPTPGPHALHVETKGRPQLVLTSRREYWIDDDATR from the coding sequence ATGCTATTTCTCTTACTCTGCCTCGCCGCCGTGGTCGTAAACGCACAGCAGAGTGATAACGGCCAGCCCACCCTGACCGTGCGCTCCACTTTGGTGGAAGTACCGATACTCCTGAAGGCCAAGGGGGGAGAAGTAGTCTTTGGACTCACGGCTGACGACTTCCTCGTCACCGACAATGGCGTACCGCAGCACCTCAACCTTGATCAGGACACCGACTCGCAGCCGCTGGCGTTGGCGATCGTTGTCGAAACGGGGGGTGCCGGAGCGCGGCATCTTAGTGACTACCGCCAGCTCGATTCGATCCTCGACGCGCTGATCGGCAACGTGGAACACCGCATCGCCGTCATTGGCTTCGACAGCTTACCCCATCTTCTTATGCCTTTTACGCCAACCACGGCCGATGCCTCCCGGCAGCTTGCCGGCCTGAACGAAGGTGATCAGGGAGCAGCCATTCTGGATGGTATCGCATTGGCCATCGCGCAGCTGCGGGTACAGCCCCCGCGCTTTCGCCGTGCGATTCTGCTGCTCAGTGAAACCATCGATCAGGGCAGTAAGACAACGCTTGATGAAACTCTGCGCCTCATCAGCGACACCAATACAGCGATGTACAGCTTCGGCTTTTCCAGTACACGCTCTGCGGTCTCCCATGAGGCATCAAAGTTCGGGTTTGGGAGCACAGAGCCAGGGCCTGCGCACGGCTGCTTCAGTCGCAATGGAGCCGATTCCGAGTACGAAGGGCACTACAGCAAGCAGGTGCTCGACTGCATCAGCCAGCTCGCTCCACCTCTTCGGCTGGCTACCATGACCTTTCTGACCGCACGCGATGCGCTGCGCACCAAGACCGCCGAAGCGATCGCGCAGCTCTCCGGAGGCGAGTTCTTTCACTTCCACGATGCCAAGGATCTGAAGGCTGGTCTCATCGCGTTGTCGAACGATCTGCCCAACTATTATGTATTGAGTTTCCGCCCGACAACGCCCACGCCCGGACCGCATGCGCTTCATGTGGAGACCAAGGGTCGTCCGCAGTTGGTGCTAACCTCCCGACGCGAATACTGGATTGACGACGACGCGACGCGCTAG
- a CDS encoding ankyrin repeat domain-containing protein: protein MSNQFSGTARALPDRPNLRHLKDQAKDLLKAGNARALSDAQLQIAREYGFPSWPKLKAHIDSLEEAGQLKDAIDRNNLPLVQSMMLRNPALHKAPLGYAKDGPLTWVAECRVPRVPPDQTRLAMAKWMIETGSDVHQGGDAPLMRAALSSERIPMMELLVAHGADLNAAWHGDYPILFAACEALNLGTLHWLLEHGADPNCGSEALWRARGIPHPGTALDYLLGAYVRDPEVLGACIEVLLRAGGKSKHESPAVLAVIRGRVTELAELLDASPALIHQRFPGLDFGATAARMLTLRGGTLLHVAAEFQSLDAARLLLDRGADANAAAMLDEAGVGGQTPIFHAATQREDAGLPLVQLLVERGADPTVRARLPGHYEAPGEVVECTPLEYALLFPGGQGPTVAYLRSQHYGLSSGHRANNA from the coding sequence ATGTCGAATCAGTTCTCTGGCACCGCGCGCGCCCTTCCTGATCGCCCCAACCTCCGTCACCTGAAGGATCAGGCTAAGGACCTATTGAAGGCGGGCAATGCTCGCGCTCTCTCCGATGCACAACTCCAAATCGCTCGTGAATACGGATTCCCGAGCTGGCCCAAACTGAAAGCGCACATCGATTCGCTTGAAGAAGCTGGACAGCTTAAGGATGCGATCGACCGTAACAATCTGCCCCTAGTCCAATCCATGATGCTGCGAAATCCGGCGTTGCATAAGGCTCCGCTGGGCTATGCCAAGGACGGACCGCTCACCTGGGTAGCCGAGTGCAGAGTGCCTCGGGTACCACCGGACCAGACCCGTTTAGCCATGGCGAAATGGATGATCGAGACCGGGTCAGACGTACATCAGGGAGGCGATGCGCCCCTGATGCGCGCCGCACTCTCCAGCGAACGAATTCCGATGATGGAATTGCTCGTGGCTCATGGCGCGGACCTCAACGCAGCCTGGCACGGCGACTATCCCATCCTCTTTGCCGCCTGCGAGGCGCTTAACCTCGGGACTTTACACTGGCTGTTGGAGCATGGCGCGGATCCCAATTGCGGGAGCGAGGCGTTATGGAGGGCACGAGGCATCCCTCACCCGGGTACGGCGCTCGACTATTTGCTGGGCGCCTACGTCCGAGATCCCGAAGTGCTGGGCGCCTGCATTGAAGTCCTTCTTCGCGCCGGCGGAAAATCCAAGCATGAGTCTCCTGCGGTGCTGGCGGTGATTCGCGGCCGCGTGACCGAATTGGCCGAACTGCTGGACGCAAGTCCAGCTCTGATCCACCAACGATTTCCTGGACTCGATTTTGGTGCAACGGCAGCTCGCATGCTCACCCTGCGGGGTGGAACGCTGCTCCACGTGGCCGCCGAGTTTCAAAGCCTCGATGCGGCACGGCTATTGCTGGATCGTGGTGCTGACGCCAATGCAGCAGCGATGCTGGACGAAGCCGGCGTTGGCGGCCAGACACCCATATTCCACGCGGCGACACAGCGGGAGGACGCTGGGCTTCCGCTTGTCCAATTGTTGGTGGAGCGAGGCGCCGATCCTACGGTCCGCGCAAGACTCCCAGGACACTATGAGGCTCCAGGGGAAGTGGTGGAATGCACGCCCCTTGAGTACGCGCTGCTATTTCCGGGAGGCCAGGGACCAACGGTCGCCTATCTGAGGAGTCAGCACTATGGACTCTCGTCGGGGCATCGCGCGAATAACGCCTGA
- a CDS encoding catalase — protein MSKTERFTNATGSPVPGNTNILTAGHRGPALLQDIWLIEKLAHSDREVIPERRMHAKGWGAHGTFTTTHDITRYTKAAIFSKIGKQTPMFARFSTVAGERGAADAKRDIRGFALKFYTEDGNWDIVGNNTPVFFFRDPLRFSDLNHAIKRDPRTGLRSAQNNWDFWTLLPEALRQFTIVMSDRGIPKSFRHMHGFGSHTFSMINADNRRTWVKFHFRTQQGIQNLTDEAAAVVVAKDRESNGRDLFEAIERGDFPRWRLFIQVMTEEEAKTRKHNPFDLTKVWPKADYPLIEVGVMELNRYPKNYFAEVEQAAFSPANVVPGISFSPDKMLQGRLFSYGDTQRYRLDINFNHIPVNAPKCPFHSYHRDGQLRTDGNLGATTSYNPNSQKLWDNQPEYADLPLALKGDANHHDHRLEVDHWEQPGSLFRKMSREQKQLLFDNTARAIHGASQEVLERHVANCRRADPAYGDGVARALRLNVLTAA, from the coding sequence ATGTCAAAGACCGAACGCTTTACCAATGCAACTGGTTCACCCGTACCGGGCAACACAAATATTTTGACAGCTGGCCATCGTGGTCCGGCTCTTCTCCAGGACATCTGGCTGATCGAGAAGCTCGCACACTCTGATCGCGAGGTGATTCCTGAGCGCAGGATGCACGCCAAGGGGTGGGGCGCGCATGGAACTTTCACGACGACTCACGACATCACCAGGTACACCAAGGCAGCCATTTTTTCGAAAATTGGAAAGCAGACGCCCATGTTCGCGCGCTTTTCGACCGTCGCTGGAGAGCGCGGGGCTGCCGATGCAAAGCGCGATATCCGCGGGTTTGCTCTCAAGTTCTACACCGAGGACGGAAATTGGGACATCGTCGGGAACAATACTCCAGTCTTTTTCTTTCGTGATCCTCTGCGCTTCTCTGACCTGAACCACGCCATCAAGCGCGACCCTCGCACCGGTCTTCGGAGCGCTCAGAATAACTGGGACTTCTGGACGCTTCTTCCCGAGGCACTCCGTCAGTTCACAATTGTCATGTCCGACCGCGGAATTCCAAAGTCCTTTCGGCATATGCATGGCTTCGGAAGCCACACCTTCTCGATGATCAATGCCGACAACAGGCGCACATGGGTGAAGTTCCACTTCCGCACACAACAGGGTATTCAAAATCTCACGGACGAAGCTGCCGCTGTCGTTGTGGCAAAGGATCGGGAGAGTAATGGCCGGGATCTCTTCGAGGCAATCGAACGTGGAGATTTTCCGCGTTGGAGGCTCTTCATCCAGGTCATGACAGAGGAAGAGGCAAAGACACGCAAGCACAATCCTTTTGATTTGACCAAAGTCTGGCCCAAGGCTGACTACCCGCTGATCGAAGTTGGCGTAATGGAGCTCAATCGTTATCCGAAAAACTATTTCGCGGAGGTGGAGCAAGCCGCCTTCTCCCCGGCAAATGTGGTTCCCGGAATCAGCTTCTCTCCTGACAAAATGCTGCAGGGACGCCTGTTCTCTTACGGAGACACCCAGCGATACCGCTTGGACATCAACTTCAATCACATCCCGGTAAATGCTCCGAAGTGTCCCTTTCACTCCTATCACCGCGATGGCCAGTTGCGAACAGATGGAAACCTGGGAGCGACGACCAGCTACAACCCGAATAGTCAGAAGTTGTGGGACAACCAGCCGGAATACGCTGATCTACCGCTTGCTCTCAAAGGCGATGCTAATCACCATGACCACCGATTAGAAGTTGATCATTGGGAGCAACCGGGCAGTCTTTTCCGGAAGATGAGCCGTGAGCAAAAGCAGTTGCTCTTTGACAACACGGCTCGCGCGATTCATGGCGCGTCGCAAGAGGTCCTGGAGCGGCATGTTGCGAACTGCAGAAGAGCCGATCCTGCCTACGGTGATGGCGTGGCACGGGCGCTGAGGTTGAATGTCTTAACGGCAGCCTAA
- a CDS encoding HD domain-containing protein, with protein sequence MSATTKDRAKGTSISGVMIPDSKLAREATELVHDTESTLLFNHSTRVYYFASLAGKRRRLKFDPELLYVAAMFHDMGLTPRYSSESDRFEVDGANAARGFLRQRNISQPEIDTVWTAIALHTTPGIPQYMHPVVALLTNGVEMDVLGIAYSEFSDSDRQAIVGAYPRTEHFKEDIIQAFYGGIRQKPETTFGNVKADVLADKDPEFQRINFCSVIRGSQWKG encoded by the coding sequence ATGTCCGCAACAACAAAAGACCGGGCAAAGGGAACCTCGATCTCAGGGGTGATGATCCCCGACAGCAAACTCGCTCGAGAAGCCACGGAGTTGGTGCATGACACCGAGTCTACGTTGCTGTTCAACCACTCGACTCGTGTGTATTATTTCGCCTCGCTTGCGGGAAAAAGGCGCCGACTGAAGTTCGATCCCGAACTGCTTTACGTTGCCGCGATGTTCCACGACATGGGGTTGACTCCGCGGTACAGCAGTGAGTCAGACCGGTTCGAAGTGGATGGTGCAAATGCTGCACGAGGGTTCCTGCGCCAGCGCAATATTTCTCAGCCGGAAATCGATACGGTGTGGACAGCCATTGCACTGCACACTACGCCGGGAATTCCGCAGTACATGCATCCGGTGGTTGCGCTATTGACCAATGGCGTAGAAATGGATGTTCTTGGAATTGCCTACTCGGAATTCTCCGACTCTGATCGCCAGGCAATCGTCGGCGCATATCCGCGCACCGAGCATTTCAAGGAAGATATCATCCAGGCCTTTTACGGCGGCATCAGGCAGAAGCCGGAGACGACATTCGGCAATGTAAAGGCGGATGTGCTGGCCGACAAGGACCCAGAGTTCCAGCGCATCAATTTCTGCAGCGTCATCCGCGGTTCGCAGTGGAAGGGCTGA
- a CDS encoding tautomerase family protein → MPLLRVDVIEGRSQAEVRELLDAIHCAMLAAFKVPERDRYQIVHEHPAAEMIIQDTGLGIPRTERVVMVQVTTRPRSRLEKQNFYELLCQELLRRCGVKASDVVVSITQNADEDWSFGYGRAQFITGEL, encoded by the coding sequence ATGCCTTTACTCAGAGTCGATGTGATCGAGGGCCGCAGCCAGGCAGAGGTGAGAGAACTGCTTGACGCTATCCACTGCGCGATGCTTGCCGCGTTCAAAGTACCTGAACGGGACCGCTACCAGATTGTGCATGAACACCCTGCGGCAGAAATGATCATCCAGGACACAGGTCTGGGCATACCGCGCACCGAACGGGTTGTCATGGTGCAAGTGACGACCCGACCGCGAAGCCGGCTTGAAAAGCAAAACTTTTACGAATTGCTGTGCCAGGAACTACTTCGGCGCTGTGGGGTGAAGGCCTCGGACGTCGTTGTTTCAATCACGCAGAATGCTGACGAAGACTGGTCTTTCGGCTACGGCCGAGCCCAGTTCATTACCGGAGAGCTTTGA